In Numidum massiliense, a single genomic region encodes these proteins:
- the moaC gene encoding cyclic pyranopterin monophosphate synthase MoaC produces the protein MADEQLTHFNRQQRAKMVDVSHKQTTKRVAVAKSRVTMAPATLKRVQDGTMGKGDVLAVAQVAGIMAAKQTSELVPMCHPLPLTGVDIFFDTTADDAIAIEAQVKTVGVTGVEMEALTAASVAALTIYDMCKAIDKEMTLGPTYVAAKSGGKSGDYVREQPVDVPDVR, from the coding sequence ATGGCAGACGAACAACTGACCCACTTTAATCGTCAACAGCGAGCGAAGATGGTCGATGTTTCCCATAAACAGACGACGAAGCGCGTTGCAGTAGCCAAAAGCCGCGTGACGATGGCTCCGGCGACGCTGAAGCGCGTGCAAGATGGGACGATGGGTAAAGGGGATGTGCTCGCCGTCGCGCAAGTAGCGGGGATTATGGCGGCCAAACAGACGTCAGAGCTCGTTCCGATGTGCCACCCGCTGCCGCTCACTGGGGTCGATATTTTCTTTGACACGACTGCAGACGACGCCATCGCCATCGAAGCGCAAGTGAAGACGGTCGGCGTCACCGGGGTGGAAATGGAAGCTCTTACGGCAGCGAGTGTCGCCGCACTCACCATTTACGATATGTGTAAAGCGATTGACAAGGAGATGACGCTCGGTCCGACATACGTGGCAGCCAAATCGGGTGGAAAAAGCGGCGACTACGTGCGCGAACAACCAGTCGACGTACCCGATGTACGGTGA
- a CDS encoding molybdopterin molybdotransferase MoeA encodes MRFGRTAIKVAEAQARIAPFIHPGDTEQIALADSSGRYLAEDVTATHDVPHFRRSGMDGFAIRAADTRGATRERPVLLEVIETVPCGDVPTTEVATGQATRIMTGAAVPEGADAVVMFEMTDAVEREGKVYTAVKKEIAPGDNVTAIGQEVQKGTMLLEKGRRINAGEAALLATFGYDTLSVYRQPTVAIFATGSELLPVGEAIRPGKIRNSNSYMLANQVENAGGTPYVQQILPDVVDEAEEAIFNALQTADMVITTGGVSVGDYDILVDILAKWDGDVLFNKLMMRPGSPTTVGRWRDTFLFALSGNPGACFVGFELFVRPVIAGMLGKRERELQPFTAILGADFRKPGAFPRYVRGKMSSEDGQVVVRPNGVDKSSITVSIVDADCLIVIPPGGQGVRAGERVTALKLNVVD; translated from the coding sequence ATGCGGTTTGGGCGTACAGCGATTAAAGTTGCAGAAGCACAGGCACGCATTGCACCGTTCATTCACCCCGGTGATACAGAACAAATTGCACTCGCGGACAGTAGTGGGCGCTACCTTGCTGAGGACGTAACTGCGACGCACGACGTGCCACACTTTCGCCGCTCCGGCATGGACGGGTTCGCCATTCGCGCTGCGGATACACGCGGGGCGACGCGGGAACGGCCAGTGTTGTTAGAAGTGATCGAGACAGTACCGTGCGGGGACGTGCCGACGACTGAAGTGGCGACAGGGCAGGCGACGCGCATTATGACTGGCGCAGCAGTGCCGGAAGGAGCCGACGCTGTCGTCATGTTTGAAATGACAGATGCGGTCGAACGCGAGGGAAAAGTGTACACGGCTGTAAAGAAAGAAATTGCGCCTGGAGACAACGTGACAGCGATCGGCCAAGAAGTGCAAAAAGGGACGATGCTACTGGAAAAAGGACGGCGCATTAACGCCGGAGAAGCGGCGTTGCTAGCGACATTCGGTTATGATACGCTTAGCGTATACCGCCAGCCGACAGTAGCTATTTTTGCGACGGGCTCGGAATTGCTCCCGGTAGGTGAAGCGATCCGGCCAGGTAAAATTCGCAACAGCAACAGTTACATGTTGGCGAATCAAGTAGAAAATGCGGGTGGCACCCCGTACGTGCAACAAATTTTGCCCGACGTCGTCGACGAAGCGGAAGAGGCGATTTTTAATGCCCTACAGACGGCTGACATGGTGATTACGACTGGTGGCGTCTCCGTCGGAGATTACGACATTCTCGTCGACATTTTAGCAAAATGGGACGGCGACGTATTGTTCAATAAATTAATGATGCGCCCTGGCAGTCCGACGACCGTCGGTAGGTGGCGCGACACGTTTTTGTTCGCCCTCTCCGGTAATCCGGGTGCGTGTTTCGTCGGTTTTGAACTGTTCGTGCGGCCGGTAATCGCCGGGATGCTCGGCAAGCGAGAGCGCGAGCTCCAGCCGTTTACCGCGATTCTCGGCGCAGACTTTCGCAAACCGGGCGCGTTTCCGCGTTACGTGCGCGGCAAAATGTCGAGCGAGGACGGCCAAGTCGTCGTACGCCCGAACGGCGTCGACAAGTCGAGCATTACCGTCTCCATCGTAGACGCCGATTGCTTAATCGTCATACCGCCCGGCGGACAAGGTGTGCGCGCCGGTGAGCGCGTGACGGCGCTGAAGTTAAATGTCGTAGATTGA
- the mobB gene encoding molybdopterin-guanine dinucleotide biosynthesis protein B, translating into MKTEQLVVNSPAVFHIVGYKNSGKTTLVCRLVERLRRRGYRVGTVKSDAHQFEMDHPGRDTWQHREAGAEVVAITSRTRTAILEEQPRTLSDLLAHMREMDIVLVEGMKAGSYPKVVLLRHEDDRALIDQLERVIAVATWLPADTINAEWGSAEHVSSTPKVYHIDDVERIANLLVKAMGAEKDDILCDNE; encoded by the coding sequence ATGAAGACGGAGCAATTGGTAGTCAATTCACCGGCAGTTTTTCATATCGTCGGTTATAAAAATAGCGGCAAAACGACGCTCGTCTGTCGCTTAGTCGAGCGTTTGCGCAGGCGCGGCTACCGCGTCGGGACGGTAAAAAGCGACGCGCACCAGTTCGAGATGGACCACCCGGGGAGAGACACGTGGCAGCATCGCGAGGCCGGTGCCGAAGTCGTAGCAATTACGTCGCGCACGCGTACGGCCATTCTCGAAGAGCAGCCTCGCACGCTGTCGGATCTACTCGCACACATGCGGGAAATGGACATCGTGCTCGTCGAAGGGATGAAAGCAGGGTCTTATCCGAAGGTCGTACTCCTGCGGCACGAGGACGATCGCGCGTTGATCGACCAATTGGAACGGGTGATCGCTGTCGCGACGTGGCTTCCGGCGGACACAATTAACGCTGAGTGGGGATCAGCGGAACACGTCTCTTCCACCCCCAAAGTTTACCACATCGACGACGTCGAACGGATTGCCAACTTGTTGGTAAAAGCGATGGGAGCGGAAAAAGATGACATACTGTGCGATAACGAATGA
- a CDS encoding molybdenum cofactor biosynthesis protein MoaE yields MTYCAITNERIRIEDVVAAVSNPLAGAVCTFIGTVRELTGDKKTLYLQYEAYTEMAERKLKQIAAEIKEQHAGAKVAIVHRIGRLDIEDVAVAIAVATPHRPEAFAACRYAIERLKEIVPIWKKEHWADGSFWVGDQQERVAYPTGKPPREGSE; encoded by the coding sequence ATGACATACTGTGCGATAACGAATGAGCGCATTCGCATCGAGGACGTCGTGGCTGCGGTGAGCAACCCGCTAGCCGGTGCCGTCTGTACGTTTATCGGTACGGTGCGAGAATTGACTGGCGACAAAAAAACACTGTACTTACAGTATGAAGCATATACAGAAATGGCGGAGCGGAAGCTCAAGCAAATCGCTGCGGAAATAAAGGAACAGCACGCCGGTGCCAAAGTGGCAATTGTCCACCGCATCGGCCGCCTCGACATTGAAGACGTCGCCGTAGCGATTGCCGTGGCGACCCCGCATCGGCCAGAGGCGTTCGCCGCCTGTCGCTATGCGATTGAGCGGCTTAAAGAAATCGTCCCTATTTGGAAAAAGGAACATTGGGCCGACGGTTCGTTTTGGGTCGGCGATCAGCAAGAACGCGTGGCTTATCCGACTGGCAAGCCACCCCGCGAGGGGAGTGAGTAG
- the moaD gene encoding molybdopterin converting factor subunit 1 yields the protein MKVQLFAGLAERVGQRELELPVTKEVTVQTVRELIGTHYPNLREAVASCMVAVNQEYAADEERVSARDDVVLIPPVSGG from the coding sequence TTGAAGGTACAATTGTTTGCCGGATTGGCAGAACGGGTAGGGCAGCGCGAGCTCGAATTGCCCGTCACTAAGGAAGTGACGGTGCAAACAGTGCGCGAACTAATCGGAACACATTACCCTAACTTGCGCGAAGCAGTCGCGTCATGCATGGTCGCGGTCAACCAAGAGTACGCGGCGGACGAGGAACGCGTCTCTGCACGCGACGACGTCGTCCTAATTCCCCCCGTGAGCGGGGGCTAA
- the moaA gene encoding GTP 3',8-cyclase MoaA, whose protein sequence is MTNEKVTDIWNRPLSDLRISVTDRCNFRCTYCMPEETFGPDYRFMPKEQLLSFAEIARLARIFNVLGVKKIRLTGGEPLLRKDLPDLIRTISAIDDNLDIALTTNGTLLKRLAGPLREAGLQRVNVSLDTLDEDLFHRLNSRHTTVKQVLAGIEAAAQAGLKVKINTVVQKGVNEDSIVPLARHFRGSGHVLRFIEYMDVGNSNGWDLQQVVPKKDIVARIDAEMPLEPIAANYYGEVASRYRYVGSDEEIGVISSVSDTFCGSCTRARLSADGRLYTCLFATEGTDIKALLRSGASDDELERAIRDVWQKRNDRYSDERAAQTNPAKQRKIEMSYIGG, encoded by the coding sequence ATGACAAACGAAAAAGTAACAGACATCTGGAATCGGCCGCTCAGCGACTTGCGCATCTCGGTGACCGACCGCTGCAACTTCCGCTGCACGTACTGTATGCCGGAGGAAACTTTCGGGCCGGATTATCGGTTTATGCCAAAAGAACAGTTGTTATCATTCGCGGAAATTGCACGCCTCGCGCGTATTTTTAACGTGCTCGGCGTAAAAAAAATTCGCCTCACCGGCGGGGAACCGCTGTTGCGCAAAGACCTGCCTGACTTAATCCGCACGATTAGCGCCATCGACGACAACCTAGACATCGCGCTGACGACGAACGGCACGTTGCTCAAACGATTGGCAGGACCGCTGCGGGAAGCGGGATTACAACGCGTCAACGTCAGTTTAGACACGTTGGACGAGGACTTGTTTCATCGTTTAAACAGTCGACACACGACGGTTAAACAAGTGCTCGCCGGCATAGAAGCCGCTGCGCAAGCGGGGCTGAAGGTAAAAATTAATACCGTCGTGCAAAAAGGAGTCAACGAAGACAGTATCGTGCCGCTAGCGCGTCATTTCCGCGGTAGTGGGCACGTCCTACGCTTTATCGAATATATGGACGTCGGCAATTCGAACGGCTGGGACTTACAACAAGTCGTGCCGAAAAAAGACATCGTCGCCCGCATCGACGCGGAGATGCCGCTCGAACCGATCGCCGCCAACTATTACGGTGAAGTCGCGTCGCGTTACCGCTACGTCGGCTCGGACGAAGAAATCGGCGTCATTTCTTCAGTGTCTGACACGTTTTGCGGGTCATGTACGCGGGCGCGCCTCTCGGCAGACGGGCGGCTGTACACCTGTTTATTCGCAACGGAGGGCACGGACATTAAAGCGCTGTTACGTTCGGGTGCAAGCGACGACGAATTGGAACGCGCCATTCGCGACGTATGGCAAAAGCGGAACGATCGTTACTCCGACGAACGCGCCGCGCAAACCAATCCCGCGAAGCAACGGAAAATTGAGATGTCGTACATCGGGGGGTAG
- a CDS encoding NUDIX hydrolase has product MEAALHREVFEETGLKVTEILHETNRHVYTYNHTAIEGLTPFFVYQTMEGPVDSIGFPRHSIG; this is encoded by the coding sequence ATTGAAGCCGCGTTGCATCGAGAAGTATTCGAAGAAACCGGATTAAAAGTGACGGAAATATTGCATGAGACGAACCGCCATGTGTATACGTATAACCATACTGCAATCGAGGGGCTAACGCCGTTTTTCGTGTATCAAACGATGGAGGGCCCTGTCGATTCAATCGGTTTCCCGAGACATTCGATTGGTTGA
- a CDS encoding NUDIX domain-containing protein — MYYRRKTYKIKPDKLETFNAFFHEYLLPNQLKHGTELIGRWVTEDGSEIVAIWKYKDKESYEQIEARIRRDPLHRRAQQKLQQLGQLFEESKQDFLRPTGDYVGDSVKRPFKMSVSVLVTNDAGEVLLVKDCARTDTWELPGGKVESGERLDLAVQREVLEETGATIRLKGVSAVYQKLSDSGKVTVTITFQADYVSGHIQPHDPEIVAADFIVLDEDNLGQYVTRPHLQLRVLDAMRLPVVTFSSYQVTPFELVSRLNVRTE; from the coding sequence ATGTACTATCGGCGTAAAACGTATAAAATTAAACCTGACAAACTAGAGACGTTTAACGCGTTTTTTCACGAGTATTTGTTGCCGAACCAACTGAAGCACGGGACGGAGCTGATCGGTCGTTGGGTGACAGAAGACGGTTCAGAAATCGTCGCCATCTGGAAGTATAAAGATAAAGAAAGTTATGAGCAAATCGAAGCGCGAATCCGACGAGATCCACTCCACCGACGCGCACAACAAAAACTCCAACAGCTGGGGCAGCTGTTCGAGGAGAGCAAACAAGATTTTTTGCGACCGACAGGCGATTACGTCGGGGATTCCGTTAAACGGCCCTTTAAAATGTCCGTGTCGGTTTTGGTAACGAATGACGCTGGAGAAGTGTTGTTAGTAAAAGATTGTGCGCGGACGGATACGTGGGAGCTGCCCGGTGGAAAAGTTGAGAGTGGGGAGCGGCTCGACCTCGCCGTGCAACGGGAAGTGCTGGAAGAGACGGGGGCCACCATTCGCCTTAAAGGTGTCTCAGCCGTCTATCAAAAACTGAGTGATAGTGGTAAGGTGACGGTTACGATAACGTTTCAAGCCGACTACGTTTCGGGTCACATACAACCGCATGACCCGGAGATTGTAGCTGCGGACTTTATCGTCCTTGACGAAGACAACCTTGGGCAGTACGTCACGCGCCCCCATTTGCAACTTCGCGTGTTAGACGCGATGCGCCTGCCGGTCGTGACGTTCTCCTCGTACCAGGTGACTCCGTTCGAGCTCGTCAGCCGCTTAAATGTGCGCACCGAATAA
- a CDS encoding Crp/Fnr family transcriptional regulator produces the protein MLVIPLRDFNELLLQYPHTAINLMHTMEQKIVELQARLQKLIAGDVQRRVVHFLTYLAKEFGEKTAVGTMIDVPVTNEDIANVVGTSRESVNRILNHLKREHLLDIGRQKMCIYDIEALQ, from the coding sequence GTGCTTGTCATTCCATTGCGCGATTTTAACGAGTTGCTGTTGCAATACCCACACACGGCGATCAACTTAATGCACACAATGGAGCAAAAAATTGTAGAATTGCAAGCGCGGTTGCAAAAATTAATCGCTGGAGACGTACAGCGGCGCGTCGTTCATTTTTTAACGTATTTAGCGAAGGAATTTGGTGAAAAAACTGCTGTAGGTACTATGATCGACGTGCCGGTGACGAACGAAGATATCGCCAATGTCGTCGGGACGTCGCGCGAGTCGGTCAATCGCATCTTAAACCATTTGAAAAGAGAGCATCTACTTGACATTGGGCGGCAAAAAATGTGTATTTACGATATCGAGGCGCTGCAGTAA
- a CDS encoding cupin domain-containing protein translates to MQLTNIKAGQEWSEERFTKRMLFTNGDSSCAFVLNFQPGQELPAHRHPGSDVYLLALQGNGTCEVDGQSQPFAQGDVLYCNGEEKLRLANDGDEPFSVYVVLSQVPDPAYAKNV, encoded by the coding sequence GTGCAACTGACGAATATAAAGGCGGGACAAGAGTGGAGCGAGGAACGGTTTACGAAACGGATGTTATTTACGAACGGGGACAGTAGCTGTGCCTTCGTGTTGAATTTTCAGCCGGGGCAGGAACTGCCCGCACACCGCCACCCGGGAAGTGACGTTTACTTACTCGCACTGCAAGGGAATGGCACGTGTGAAGTTGACGGACAATCGCAACCGTTTGCGCAAGGGGATGTGCTTTACTGCAACGGCGAGGAAAAATTGCGGCTCGCAAACGACGGGGACGAGCCCTTTAGTGTGTACGTCGTGTTGAGTCAAGTGCCCGATCCCGCTTATGCGAAAAACGTTTAG
- a CDS encoding hemerythrin domain-containing protein — protein sequence MRVRRRLRHERVKILRHEGLHRLSGHHHHALVIAHRLMKAGGGDSQWTPLELQQKLRDFWDNGGNEHFREEEEILLPTYVRYADIERPEVVEMLLDHVELRSMVQLILAAETPRVEDLRTLGELLEDHVRKEERVIFPLIEKAIPEDVLRELGDEFTDLTPER from the coding sequence GTGCGAGTGCGGCGACGGCTCCGCCATGAGCGGGTAAAGATTTTGCGTCACGAAGGGTTACACCGGTTAAGCGGTCATCACCACCACGCGTTAGTGATCGCACACCGACTCATGAAGGCGGGAGGGGGCGACAGTCAATGGACGCCCCTAGAGTTGCAACAAAAGCTCCGCGATTTTTGGGATAACGGCGGCAACGAGCACTTTCGCGAGGAAGAAGAAATCTTGCTCCCGACGTACGTGCGCTACGCGGACATCGAGCGGCCAGAAGTTGTCGAGATGTTGCTTGACCATGTGGAGTTGCGCAGTATGGTGCAACTAATACTTGCCGCGGAGACGCCGCGAGTAGAAGATTTGCGCACGCTCGGGGAGTTGCTTGAAGACCACGTGCGCAAAGAAGAGCGAGTCATTTTTCCGCTGATCGAAAAGGCGATCCCGGAGGACGTACTCCGCGAACTCGGGGATGAATTTACGGATTTAACGCCAGAGAGATGA
- the hemQ gene encoding hydrogen peroxide-dependent heme synthase, whose amino-acid sequence MNEAVMTLDGWYAYHDFRLIDWQAWKAAEPAERERALTELRDLTVQFAAVTPERTGSYGQYAIVGNKADVLFIHMRPTVEELTAVKTKFNKTRFADFTVSPYSYFSVVELSSYLAKGGEVDPETDAYLQSRLKPVLPEAKHVCFYPMNKKRDGEDNWYMLSMEERQRMMMSHGKIGRSYAGKVKQIITGSVGLDDWEWGVTLYADDPLQFKKLIYEMRFDEVSARYAEFGSFFVGERLTDDALQQLLTI is encoded by the coding sequence ATGAATGAAGCCGTAATGACATTAGACGGATGGTACGCCTACCACGATTTTCGCCTCATCGACTGGCAAGCGTGGAAAGCTGCTGAGCCAGCTGAACGCGAACGAGCGCTCACTGAGTTGCGCGATCTGACCGTGCAGTTTGCCGCCGTCACCCCGGAACGAACAGGCAGTTACGGTCAATACGCGATCGTCGGAAATAAGGCCGACGTACTGTTTATACATATGCGCCCGACCGTGGAAGAACTGACTGCGGTTAAGACGAAGTTTAACAAAACGCGTTTCGCCGACTTCACCGTTTCACCTTACTCATATTTTTCCGTCGTCGAACTGAGCAGCTATTTAGCCAAAGGTGGCGAAGTCGATCCGGAAACGGACGCCTACTTGCAGTCGCGGTTGAAACCAGTTCTACCCGAAGCGAAACACGTCTGTTTTTATCCGATGAACAAAAAGCGCGACGGCGAAGACAACTGGTACATGCTGTCGATGGAAGAAAGACAGCGCATGATGATGAGCCACGGCAAAATCGGCCGCTCCTACGCTGGTAAGGTGAAACAAATTATTACCGGATCCGTCGGGCTCGACGACTGGGAGTGGGGCGTCACCTTGTACGCCGACGACCCGCTACAGTTTAAAAAATTGATCTACGAAATGCGCTTCGACGAAGTGAGTGCACGCTACGCCGAATTCGGCTCGTTTTTCGTCGGTGAGCGGTTGACGGATGACGCCCTGCAGCAGTTGCTAACGATTTAG
- a CDS encoding anthranilate synthase component I family protein: protein MIHPQVSEVVHLARTYNAIPICRTVLADTETPIGLFQKVKRSRYAFLLESVERGEKWGRYSFIGSEPFLVFKAKDSRVTVRTAAGASASTHQTDRTRTAVGAAGRTNEVNRAAEQTVLCTDPIGELERIVEQYRSPEYEGYPPFLGGAIGALSYEALCYAKNIPVPAADPLAVPDVHVMLCRRMLAFDHLTNHVIAMQLLHVPPAADDARMAQLYEETVSELVAWSDGVLQSQRRGAHAFPSGRAAQTSVQAPLSYRSNVTKQTFMDNVVRAKQHIARGEAGQIVLSQRLEAAVEAAPFDVYRVLRTINPSPYMYFLALDEETVVGASPESLVKVSGGVVETRPIAGTRKRAADRDEDERLARELLQDAKELAEHAMLVDLGKGDLSRVCDAETVEVTQSMAVERYSHVMHLVSRVSGRLKSDLGPFAALTACIPAGTVSGAPRERAMQIIADIEGERRGIYSGGIGYLAFSGNIDLCIAIRTIVFKHGKAYIQAGSGIVAGSVPENEYEESLNKARALLAALAQAEQMYQREKV, encoded by the coding sequence GTGATTCATCCCCAGGTGAGTGAGGTTGTCCACTTAGCACGCACGTACAACGCCATTCCCATTTGTCGCACCGTACTCGCCGATACAGAGACACCCATCGGTCTGTTTCAAAAAGTGAAGCGCTCCCGTTACGCTTTTCTGTTAGAGAGTGTCGAAAGGGGCGAAAAATGGGGGCGTTATTCGTTTATCGGCAGTGAGCCGTTTTTAGTGTTTAAAGCGAAAGACAGTCGCGTGACGGTGCGTACAGCGGCTGGCGCATCGGCCTCGACACATCAGACGGATCGCACACGCACAGCGGTTGGTGCCGCCGGCCGAACAAACGAGGTAAATCGTGCCGCGGAGCAGACAGTCCTATGCACTGATCCGATCGGCGAATTAGAGCGCATCGTCGAACAGTATAGAAGTCCGGAATACGAAGGGTATCCCCCATTTCTCGGCGGTGCGATCGGGGCACTTTCGTATGAAGCGCTTTGTTACGCCAAGAACATTCCCGTCCCCGCGGCCGATCCGCTCGCTGTGCCAGACGTGCACGTCATGTTGTGTAGACGGATGCTCGCCTTTGACCATCTGACGAACCACGTCATCGCGATGCAATTGCTCCACGTGCCGCCTGCGGCGGACGACGCGCGTATGGCGCAGCTTTATGAAGAAACCGTAAGTGAGTTAGTAGCGTGGAGTGACGGTGTGCTCCAGTCACAGCGACGGGGGGCGCACGCTTTCCCGTCAGGCCGTGCGGCGCAAACCTCTGTACAAGCGCCACTTTCGTATCGGTCAAACGTGACGAAACAGACGTTTATGGACAACGTCGTGCGCGCAAAGCAGCACATTGCGCGAGGCGAGGCCGGGCAAATTGTGCTCTCACAGCGGCTCGAAGCAGCGGTGGAGGCGGCGCCGTTTGACGTCTACCGGGTGTTGCGCACGATTAACCCTTCCCCGTACATGTATTTTTTAGCGCTAGATGAAGAAACGGTCGTCGGAGCTTCGCCGGAGTCGCTCGTCAAAGTGAGCGGGGGGGTCGTCGAAACGCGGCCGATTGCCGGGACGCGCAAACGGGCGGCGGATCGCGACGAAGATGAGCGGTTGGCCCGAGAACTTTTGCAAGACGCGAAAGAATTGGCCGAACACGCGATGCTCGTCGACTTAGGAAAAGGTGATCTCAGCCGCGTGTGTGATGCGGAAACAGTAGAAGTCACGCAATCGATGGCTGTGGAGCGGTATTCACACGTGATGCACCTCGTATCGCGCGTGAGCGGTCGTCTGAAGAGCGATCTTGGTCCTTTTGCCGCGCTGACGGCGTGCATTCCGGCTGGGACTGTCTCGGGGGCGCCACGCGAGCGGGCGATGCAAATCATCGCTGACATCGAGGGGGAACGGCGTGGCATTTACAGCGGCGGTATCGGTTATTTGGCGTTTTCCGGCAACATCGACTTGTGCATCGCAATCCGCACGATCGTTTTTAAACATGGCAAAGCGTACATCCAAGCAGGAAGCGGGATTGTCGCTGGCTCCGTCCCGGAAAACGAGTATGAGGAAAGTTTAAATAAGGCGCGGGCGCTGTTGGCGGCATTGGCACAGGCGGAACAGATGTACCAACGAGAAAAGGTCTAG
- the trpD gene encoding anthranilate phosphoribosyltransferase, producing MIHTYLRRVIAGEHLTRVEAAEVMRQLMEGTVTPAQQGALLTALHMKGETVEELTGFAEVMRQHAVPVSLGEDEAVDTCGTGGDGGKTFNVSTATAIVAASLSVKVAKHGNRSVSSRSGSSDVLEALGVEVQQTATEAAATLRQLGICFMFAPQFHQSMRHVMSTRQQLGFRTVFNLLGPLTNPAGVKRQLLGVYDRALTEPLARVLQALGSERALVVASEDGLDEISVSATTQVSELCDGQVQTYHLEPAHFGLPQHELTDVAGGDPTVNAASIRAVFAGKKGAARDIVVANTAAVLYLAERANSLREGARLAEQALDDGAAAAKLNEMTAYTGGERHVS from the coding sequence ATGATCCATACGTATTTAAGGCGAGTGATTGCGGGGGAACATTTGACCCGCGTCGAGGCAGCAGAAGTCATGCGACAATTAATGGAAGGAACTGTTACTCCTGCCCAACAAGGGGCCTTACTGACGGCACTACACATGAAAGGCGAAACGGTCGAGGAACTGACGGGATTTGCGGAAGTGATGCGTCAACACGCTGTGCCCGTATCGCTCGGCGAAGACGAGGCGGTAGACACGTGTGGCACAGGCGGCGACGGTGGCAAAACATTTAACGTATCGACGGCGACGGCCATCGTCGCCGCGAGCCTCAGCGTGAAAGTGGCCAAACACGGCAACCGTTCGGTGTCGAGCAGGAGTGGCAGTAGCGACGTGTTGGAAGCGCTCGGCGTCGAAGTGCAACAGACGGCTACAGAAGCCGCGGCAACCTTGCGGCAACTCGGCATTTGCTTCATGTTTGCCCCGCAGTTTCACCAATCGATGCGACACGTCATGTCGACGCGCCAACAGTTAGGATTTCGCACCGTCTTTAATTTGCTCGGACCGCTGACGAATCCGGCTGGGGTGAAGCGGCAGTTGCTCGGTGTTTACGACCGCGCACTGACCGAACCGCTCGCCCGCGTGTTACAAGCGTTAGGCAGTGAACGTGCGCTCGTCGTCGCGAGTGAGGACGGGTTAGACGAAATATCGGTTAGTGCGACGACGCAAGTGAGTGAGTTGTGTGACGGGCAGGTCCAAACGTACCACCTAGAGCCTGCGCACTTCGGTTTGCCACAGCATGAGCTAACTGACGTCGCTGGCGGCGACCCCACAGTAAATGCAGCTAGTATACGGGCCGTTTTTGCGGGAAAAAAAGGGGCGGCGCGCGATATCGTCGTCGCCAATACAGCAGCGGTGCTGTATCTGGCAGAGCGTGCCAATAGTTTGCGCGAAGGCGCGCGGTTGGCGGAACAGGCGCTCGACGACGGGGCAGCTGCCGCCAAATTGAACGAAATGACTGCGTATACGGGAGGAGAACGCCATGTTTCTTGA